CACCAGCGGCACCAAGTGGGGCCGCGGCCCGACAGTCAGCGATGTGCACGGCGTGATGAAGCGTACAACCGACTCACCGGCATGGCGCCACATCCATATGCTGGCTTCGCTCACCTCGTTTGATGGCAACACGCCTCTGATCCAGGGCTTCTTTGACAACATGGAGAAGCCGACCCCGGCGCAGATGGACGAGCTCAAGAAGCGCGCCGCGAATACAAACCTGGAGCAGATGGCAAAGAACCAAGGCGTTGCCCGCTATATGTCTGACGATCCGGTCGAAGTTCTGAAGGATGGCCGCTTTGGCACCAGCTTCAACCTCGACGGTATCTGGGGCGGCAATATGTACGCCGGAGGCGCAGGCGCTATTCTGCCCAACAAGATCACCTCGAAGCATAACTTCCGTTATGTGCCGAAGATGAACGGCCCGGATCTGATCAAGAAGCTTCGCGCCCAGCTGGATAAGAATGGCTATAAGGACGTAGAGATCAAACTCATCGGCGATGTGCCTTGGTCGCGCGGATCGTCGTCGGACACCGATATCTCCAACGCGCATAAGAAGGCAGGCGAATTGCTCGGTGTCACCGCCGATCGCAATGGCCCGTTCATGATGGCATCGCACTACAACTTCCTCGGTGAAGACAAGCCCCTGGGTGTTTCGCAGGCGGAAGCGACCGGCGGCTACTGGCCCTCGTACCTCTTCGCCGATGGAGAGGTCGGCCAGAAGGTCGGCAGCATCTCCATTCCGATGGGTATGGGCGCTCGCGGTGGACAGGGGGGACGCGCTCACGCCGCCAACGAGTACTATGCGGTTGAAGGTTCCAAGTGGGATAACGGTATGGCTGGAGCCGAGAAACTGGTCGCGGCCAGTATGTACTACTACTCTCAGATCACGACGGTTCCACCGAAGCCGAAGACCTCCGCGGCCTCGAAGTAAGTCTCAACCAACGTAACGACCTCCAGCAGCGTCTTTCGTGGCGCTGCTGGAGGCCCATACACAGAAAGAGACATCGTCATGACCCCTGTGATTTCCGTTCGTAACCTGACGAAGACCTATCACGTCGGCGAGCATCAGGTCCATGCTTTGCGCTCGATCTCGCTGGATGTCTATCCGGGCGAGTTCGTTTCCGTGATTGGACCTTCCGGTTCCGGTAAGTCGACGCTGATGCATATCCTCGGTTGTCTCGATCAGCCGACCAGCGGGCAATACTTTCTCGATGGCCGAGATGTCTCCCGTCTGAGCGATGACGAGATCTCACTCGTCCGGAATAGGCAGATTGGTTTTGTCTTTCAGGGATTCAATCTGCTTACCCGGACCTCGGCTTTGGAAAACGTAGAGCTCCCGTTGCTGTATGGGACAGGGAATGTCTCCGCGGCAGAACGCCGGAAGCGAGCTATGGCCGCACTGGAATCTGTGGGGCTGGAATCGCGTTGGGACCACCATACTAATCAGCTTTCAGGCGGGCAGCAGCAGCGTGTCGCTATTGCGCGCGCGCTCCTCAATAATCCATCTATCCTGCTGGCCGATGAGCCCACCGGCAACCTCGACAGTAAAACATCGATCGAAGTGATGGAGATCTTCCAGTCGCTGCAGCGTGAGCGGGGCATCACCATCGTGCTTATCACTCACGAACTGGACGTAGCCGCCTACGGCTCTCGCATCATGACCTTTAAAGATGGCAACATTCTTTCAGACGTAGCGAATGACAGCCGGCGCCACGCCAGCGGAGAACTGGAGAACCTTCCGGTCCCTGTAGAAGGAGTGCTGTAGTGGTTTTCCCCAACGCGCTCGTGATTGCGTGGAAGGCGCTGCGCCGCAACCGGATGCAGACTGCCTTGACTATGTTGGGCATGACCATCGGTGTGGCCACTGTGCTGACGATGATCGCCCTTGGCAGCGGAGCACAAAAGGCAATTCAGGATCAGGTCAAGGCAGCCGGTATGAATATGCTGCTGGTCACCGCAGGGAACTACCAGGCCCAGCGGGAGCGGCCGCCGGATGATGCAATCGAGATGGGGCGTCTCCACAATCCAGAGACCGGAATGAAGCCACATCTTCAGTTTGCGATGTTCCATCCGGAAGACGATCCGTTTGCAGTGCACGACCATCCGACCTCGCGCCAGCGTCTTGGTGACTCCGAGGCAGGCCTGGGAGCGGCAGCAACGCTGACGCTCGATGACGCGGAAGCTGTCCGCAAGATCAAAGGCGTACAGTACGCGGTCGAGGGCGTCCACGAAAACGTGCATGTCTCCAGCGGCGATACGCGCTGGTTTACTCGCGTGCATGGCGATGGCAGTGCGCTACCGGAGATCCGCAGGTCCTGGAAGTTCACACATGGCGGATTCTTCAGCGCAAGGCAGCAGCGGAATAAGGAACAGGTGGTCGTTCTGGGGAGCATCGTCGCGGAGAAGCTCTTTGGAGATAAAAGTCCTGTCGGCGAAACAGTTACCTTGTGGAAGCAGCCGTTCAAGGTCGTAGGCGTGGTCACCAGCGCGAACTGGATGGTGACTCCTGAAGCTGGGGATGACCAGTTTGATGCGGTCTATATCCCGGTAACGACCATGCAAAGTCTGCTGAATCTCTCCAAGCTCAATGACATTACGGTGACGACCGAATCCACTGGAGATGTGACGCGCGTCGCCAAGACGATTACAACCGTATTGCGCTCGCGTCACGGCATCGATACCAGTCATCCCGACGACTTCACGGTGACCAGCCAGGCAAGTAAAGCTCTCCTCAAAGGCGGCCTTCGTCCGGACGTGGCGCAGGCTGTCACCGGAAATGTCGGTGGTCTGGAAAAGGTTACGCTTGATCAGCTTGGAAAAACGCTCGACAAGTCCAGTAAGACGATGACCGCCTTGCTGGCCAGCATCGCGACGGTGTCGTTGATTGTTGGCGGCATCGGCATCATGAACATCATGATGCTCTCGGTCACGGAGCGCACCCGCGAGATAGGCATTCGCCGTGCGGTCGGTGCACGTGAGAAGGAAGTATTGATGCAGTTTATCTATGAGTCAGTCACGCTCAGCGTCGTTGGTGGCCTGCTGGGCATTTTGATAGGAGTCGTTGCTGCCATCTCGATCTCGCACGTTGTGCAATGGTCAACCAGCATCTCACCGCTTTCGATTGTGCTGTCGTTCGGCATCTCCGCGGCTGTCGGCATCTTCTTCGGCTACTATCCCGCTCGGGAAGCATCGCGTGTCGCACCTTTGACGTCGTTGAGGTTTGAGTAATGGTAATCAGGAAAAGCTTCAAGATTGCGGTCAAGGCTCTCAAGACCAATAAGCTGCGTACCGGCCTTGCCATGTTGGGGATGACGATCGGTGTCGCCGCTGTGCTGACCATGTTCGCTCTTGGTACCGGAGCGCAGCAGTCTGTCTCCAAGGATGTAAAGTCCGCCGGCACGACCCTCATCAACGTACGTGCGGGCAACTTTACGCGCGGTGGAGAAGAGTCCAAAATCGCATCCGGCCTTGGTTCAGCGACAACGCTGATCGCTGACGACGCAGAGGCTATCCGCTCGCAGGTGCAGGGCGTCGGTTATGTCTCTCCCTTGACACGTATGCGAGGGTGGGTTGCCTACGGCAGCGACAAGACCTATACCCAGGTCTATGGCGTCGGCGTGGACTACGCCGAGATGTATGACTGGAACTTTGAAAAAGGGAAGTTCTTCAAGAAGGGCGCCGTGGATGATGCCGAGAATGTAGTTGTCATCGGCGCCACCTTGCGGGATAACCTCTTTGCCGATGCCAATCCCATTGGGGAAGAGATCGAGATCCACGGTGAAAAGTTCAAGGTGAAGGGAGTCTTCTCCACCAGCGACGAAGAGCAGTCGCAGATGGCCATCATTCCCTATACCAAGCTACAGAAGATGCTTGGCATCAACTATCTATCGAACATCATGGTGTCGGCGGAAGAGGCTGGCAAGGCTTCCGATGTCGCCAAAGATATCGTTCCCTTGCTGCGTTCGCGTCACAGGCTGGAATCGGCTCCCAAATCCTCAACCTCTGCCGGTCTGGGTCTGGGTGGGCTACAAGGCGCTGCGATGAGCGGAACGCCAGATGACTTCACCGTCAAGACACAGGCCTCGGAAGCCCTGACCAAGGGGCTGAATACCTCGGTCGCGGCCTTCATCCTCGCCAATATGCCGCAGATGGACCAGGTGAACATGCAGGAGATGTCCGGCACCCTGAACCGTGCCGGGCAGACAATGACAGCTCTGCTGGCGGCGATCGCTACCATCTCACTGATTGTCGGCGGCATCGGCATCATGAACATCATGCTCGTCTCGGTCACGGAACGGACACGCGAGATCGGGATTCGCCGCGCTGTCGGGGCGCGCTCCTACGACGTGCTGATGCAATTCCTCGTCGAAGCCATTACCCTTGGCCTGGCGGGGGGCATCCTTGGAATCATTCTTGGATTTCTTGCCTCGTTCACCATCACGCGAACGCTGCAGTGGGATGCCACGGTATCCTCAACTGCCGTTGCCCTGGCATTTGGCATCGCTGCAGCCACTGGCGTCTTCTTCGGCTTTTATCCGGCTCGCCGCGCCTCGAAACTGAATCCGATTGATGCCCTGCGCTTCGAGTAAGACGGCATGACAGACCTCTCCTCGCTCCGCAAGAGCACGGCCATTGCCTGGCGATCGCTGCAGCGCAATAAGCTGCAGACGATTCTTACGATGGTCGGCATGACGATCGGCGTAGCCACGGTGCTGACCATGATTGCCCTGGGCAGCGGAGCACAGGCTGCAATTCAGGATCAGGTTCGCGCCGCTGGCATGAACGTGATCGTCGTTAGCGCCGGAAACTACAAGATGCAGCAGCAGTGGACGAGCCAGGGCGAGGCTGAGGAACCGGCCGCCTACGTTCCAGGCCGTTATCGTGCCCGATTTCGCACGATGACGTGGCAGCCATCGTCTCCTGCCATGCTGATGAGGGTCTACCAGCCGGGGACGAATCCGCAACAGGATATCGCTCATGGTGGCGAGAACGCCGCAGGGCTCGGAGCTTCTGACAAGCTCAGCCTTTCCGATGCGGATGCAATCGCCGATCTGAGTGGTGTTCAGTTCGTTTCGCCTGGAGTTACAGAGAACGTAGTCGTCAAAGCCGGTGATGCTACCTGGTACACACACATCCATGGAGAAGGGAAGGATTTGCCTTCGATCCGGAGAGCATGGATCTTTCCGAAGGGACGGTTCTTCTCAAAGAGTGAGATCGCAAATGCTGCGAACGCTATCGTAGTTGGAAGTATGGTGGCGGAGAAGCTCTTCGGGAGCGTGAATCCAGTAGGTAAGGATGTCACGATCCGGGGCGGAAGTTTTCGTGTTGTCGGAGTCGTAGATAGCGGTAGCTGGATGGTGCCGGCAGCGGTCGGTGACGATCAGTTCGATGCCGTCTATATGCCGGTAACGACAGGGCAGAACCTGCTTGGTAAGCGGAGGCTCGACTCAATCACGGTATCCACGGTCTCTACCGGCGACGTCACACGGGTAACGAAAAACATTGCCACCCTCCTTCGGCAGCGTCATAGATTGGCGCACGAAGATCCGGATGACTTCATTGTCTCCAGCCAGGCTCGCAAATCGCTGGCGCGTGGAGGCATGCGAACCGATATCGCGCGTGCCATCACAGGAAATGTCACCAATCTCGACAAGGTGACGCTGGAACAGTTGGGGAAGACCCTCGATCGGGCCAGCCGTACCATGACGGCGCTGCTGGCAAGTATCGCTTCGGTTTCGTTGATCGTCGGCGGTATCGGCATCATGAACATCATGCTGCTCTCCGTGACCGAGCGCACCAAGGAGATCGGCATCCGGCGAGCAGTGGGCGCACGGTCGAATGAGGTAATGCTGCAGTTCCTGATGGAAGCGGTGACACTGAGTCTTACAGGAGGAGCACTCGGCATTCTGTTTGGAGTGCTGGCCTCTGGCTCCATTACCAGGGTGGTTGCGTGGTCGACCAGTATCTCCCCGCTCGCGATTCTGGTTTCGTTCGGCGTCTCCGCAGCCGTGGGTATCCTGTTCGGATACTACCCCGCGCGAGAAGCCTCACGCGTGACACCAATGACATCGCTTCGTTACGAGTAAGAGATCTCTAAGCTGCCGGGTGCCCGCCCTCGCAACGCTAGGGTGGGTAATGGATGCCGCAATCTTCCAACAAAGATTTGTCTCCAACAGGAAAACTCGCGGAGTTGAACCTCCGCGAGTTTTCCTGTTTTTCGTATCACTTTGCTGGTTTGGTCAGAGTCGGGTACTTGACGCCAAGTTGATCGAGGTAAGTGGGATACTTCGACGCATCGTAGTAGTACTTCTGCATCTCTGCCCGATACTTCTCCATCGTGGCCTTGTTCATAAAAGTTGCGGGCTTGTCCTCCGGCCGAACAAGAGACTTGTACTTTACCGTTTTGGTCTGGACGTTGATGAAGTAGTCTTTTGCCGCAGCTATAAGCTCAGGTTTGGTCATCAGGTCATAGAGAGTCATCGCCTGCACTTTGGCGCCGGCAACGACGCCTTTGTGTGCGATAGGCGTTGCCATAGCGATGGCGTTAGCCCAGTTATGTCCGGGAAGGCCGGGAATATTGGCTGGATACGAGAGAACGATGGTCGGCACGTTCCATGAGATATCACCGATATCGTCGGACGGGCCGCTTTCTGAACTCGCCGTGGGCGACGGTGGGCGCGGTGTACGTAGCTCGGTGTCCAGACCGCTCTCCTGAGCTCCGATTTCGTGCTGTAGCGCTTTCGCCAGTGCCTGGTCATCGGCAGACCATACCGGTAACCCGATCTGTGTCGCATTGGCATTCAGATCCTCGGCCATCGGTTTGTTGTAGTGTCCTGGCCATGCGGAGCCGAGGATGGTTTCGTCCCATGTGGTCTGCGTCATCAGGGCTGCGCCCTGGGCCATGCGGTCGCCATCTGACCAAAGGCCCTTGATGTGGTCATAGTCGAGCTCGCGGAAGTAATACCAGACAGCGGCCGACTGCGGAACGACATTAGGCTGGTCGCCGCCATTGGTGATGACGTAGTGCGAGCGCTGCTGAGGGCGGAGATGCTCACGGTGGAAGTTCCAGCCAGCATCCATAAGCTCAACAGCATCAAGGGCAGACTTGCCCCGCCATGGAGCGGCCGCCGCATGGGCTGACTCTCCATGGAAGTTGTACTGAAGTGAGATCAGTCCGGTCTGTCCGCCCTCACCCCAGCGAGCACCCAGGTTGGTGCCGACGTGAGCAAAGAGAACAGCGTCAACATCCTTAAAGTAGCCGTCACGGACGTAATAGGCTTTTGCGCCGAGAAGCTCTTCCGCAACCCCCGGCCAGATTTTGATGGTGCCGGAGAGGTGGTTCTTCTCCATCTGTTCCTTAACCGCAAGCGCCGCGAGGATGTTGAGCGGAACGCCGGAGTTATGGCCCTCACCGTGTCCTGGAGCTCCCGGAATCAGTGGTTCATGCCAGGCAACGCCGGGCTTCTGTGATGCCTGTGGGATGCAGTCAATATCGGAACCGAGAGCGATCACCGGCTTACCGGAACCCCAGCTTGCCATCCACGCCGTTGGAATACCGGCGATGCCGCGTTCGACTTTGAATCCATTCTTCTCAAGGATCTCGGTCAAGTACTTCGATGTCTCGAACTCCTGAAACCCAAGCTCGCCATAGGAGAAGACGGTATCGACCATCACCTGCGCCAACTTCGCCTTCTTATCGACATGTTGAGCAAGGGCTGTCTTCTCCGGGGTTAAAGAGTTCTGGCCGGGGCTGATGCCCGCGGCCAGAAAGGTAAGAATTGCCGGACTGCTAAGTTTGAACTTCACGTCTACGTTCTCCGTGTAGGGTGTGGTTGCGCGGCTAGTACAGGATACGCAGGCTGAACTGCAGATCGCGTGGTGTATATGCCTGAGTAAGGGCGCCGAATCCGGTTGCGCCAAACTGCAAGCCAGTTGTCAGCGGGTTGAAGAAGTTGGGATGATTCAACAGATTAAAGGACTCGGCACGGAACTGTCCTCTTAGATGCTCAAGGATCGGGAACTCTCGGGAGAGAGTCAGATCTAATTGGGTGAACTTCGGGCCTACGACAATATTACGGCCGGCATTTCCAAAGCGGGTTGTCGGCGCAAGGGAGAATGCTGCGGTGTTGAACCACTGCGCGACAGTCTTCGGACCTGCGTTCGGGTCCTGTCCTGCCACAATATTGGGACGATCAGCGTTCCCGAAAGAGCGGCTGTTGTTGGTGGAGCTGTTGGTGATGGTGAACGGACGTCCTGTCTGGAACTGGAAGATACCAGACACCTGCCATCCACCAGCAATCGCGCCGCTTACGCCGGAGTTGAGCCACTTCTTACCCTTGCCGAACGGGAGCTGAGCAACCGGACTGAAGACAAGGCGGTGAGCTACATTGAAGTCGGATACTGCGCGCTCGGCCCTCAGGTTGTAGATGTTCTGCGGTGCACCGGAAGAGGTGGATCCGGAACCGATGCCACCGCCGCCATCGATAGACTTACCCCATGTGTATGACAGGATGAACGTCACGCCGTTCGCATAGGACTGTTTCAGACTGTTCTGCCATGAGTGGAATTCAGAGTTGGAACGCGTGTCCTGGCTTGAGACCGTTGAGAAGTTCGCGAAAGGACGCATCGTCTGCGTCGTGGTCGCGCCTTGTGCCAGATTGTTTACGTTGATCTGGTTGAGGTTGATGCTGAGAGGAAGCTTGGTGCCCTTTGAGCCGAAGTAAGTGGTTTCAAAGACCATGCTCTTGGCAAATGACTGCTGGAGACCAAAGCTCCATTCGTTGATATACGGTGTCCGATAGTTCGCGTTTACTGAGAGCGGCGAGAGTGATGGGGAGCAGGATGTCTGCGTACCGGTGGCGCAGGAGGTAGCGGCTCCTGCGAACGGAGCGTCCAGCGAAATCGTATTAATCGAGCTGGCGGTGCTTGACGTCGAGGTCGAGGTTCCGATGATGCGATAAGGATACTGAGTACCAAAGTTCAGGAACTGGTTGTAGAGAAGCGGGGTGTTGTAAAAAGCCCCAAACGCTCCCTTGACGACGGTCTTGTCGCCAGAAAACGGCTGCCACGAAAAACCGAGTCGCGGTGCCCAGTTGTTCCAGTCGTAGTTATAGAGATGCTTGAAGGCGCCGTTACGTGAGTCCGTAAAGGTTTGACTGGCGATGTCGAAACGCGAGACTGTGCCATTCGGCGTATAGACCGGAGTATCCATCTCCCAGCGCAAACCGACATTGAGGGTGAGTTTCGGAGTAATGCGGTAGTCGTCCTGCACGAAGACATGGTTCCCAAAGAAGTTCAGGTAGACCACAGGTGCAGTCGTACCGATGGTAGACGTGTAGCTCAGACCGAGAAGAAGATCCGCCATGGAGTCTCCCACGGAACCAAGGTGGCTTCCGCCGTTCGCCGATACGATATTCGCATCATTGACAGAGAATGCACCACGACCGGACGAAGTGAGGAGGTTGATGGAGCGGGCCAGCAACAGATCGATACCTGCCTTGACCGTATGCTTGCCATGGGTCCAGCTGATGGCGTCTACGATCTGGTAGTGACTGTCCCAGCGGTTTTGGGGCAGGTTGGTGGCGCCGCCGATGGTGGCGAAACCGGAGATGGCGGTATTCGGAAGGCCGCTATTGTTCGCATAACCAGCCTGAGTGAAGTACGGTCCTCCCGGAAGTCCCGAATACGATGACCCAATCGCGGTGTTGTCTTCCTGAATACGAGGCTGCTGCAAACGTTGATAGCCTGCGCGGAACTCATTCAACAGGCTCGGTGTGAGTATGCGAGTGTAGGTCAGGTTGATCAGCGTTGAGATCTGGTTGGTGTAGCAGCCGAACTTCGGTACGACGTAAGAAGAGCAGAGCGAGTTGGATGGCTCGAAGGCTGGATCCTTGAAGATATTGAAGCTGCCGCTCAGTCCGTCCTTTTCCGTCAGCTTGTGATCCACACGGATGGTGTACTCATCCATGTTTTCGGAGCGGGTCTCCTGGAAGTTGTAGTTGTTGGTCGGATAGCTTCCTAGCGCAGTTGCGAGGGACGGCGTGGGAAAGCCCAGCTTTGCGATCGCCTGGCCTGCTGCGGCTCCTGTGGAGCCCCACTGACCGCGCTGCGTGCCCGAGAGCAATGTCGTCAGGTTATAGCAGCCGGTACCGCAATTTGCGGCGAGAGCTGTGCCGGTACGCGGGTTATACAGAGTCTTGCCGACGTTGAATACACCGTTCAACATGTCCGCGGTCGGTACCGTAGCGACGGCAGTCACCGCCTGGCGGATACGCTGGCCTTCATAACCAAAGAAGAAAAAGGTGTGATCCTTCCAGATGGGACCGCCAATGGTTCCGCCAAAGGTGTTCTGCTTGTACGACGGTTTCTTCGCGCCAGCCTGGGTAAAGTAGGGCTTCGCGTCGGTGATCTCATTCCGGATGAACTCATATGCCGATCCGTGGAAGGCATTGGTGCCGGACTTGGAGATGACGACGACCTGTCCACCGGCCATGCGGCCGTACTCCGCCGGATACACACCAGTAAGCAGGCGGAACTCCTGAATGGTTTCTACGGATGGACGGTAGGAGGGCTGCGCTACGCCCATGTCATTGTTGAAGATTCCGTTGAAGGTGAACTGATTCGAGATCTCAGAGGCGCCGGCGATGTTGATACCACCGCGGAAGCCGAGCGTCGAATTCTGTGCGGGCTGATAGGCAGCGGGCGAGAGCAGTGCTAGCGAATAGAACTGGCGGTTCGCCAGGGGCAGCTCTACGACCTGTTTGTTATCGACGAGGGTTCCGTTTGAGGAGCTTTGCGTCTGCAGCAGCGGTTCCGCGGCCTCTACGTTGACGGTGTCATTGACGCCGCCGACCGTGAGAGAGATGGGGAGTTCCGGGGTATCGCCGACGTTCAGCGTAAGCCCCGTC
This genomic window from Terriglobus albidus contains:
- a CDS encoding M20/M25/M40 family metallo-hydrolase produces the protein MRSRLMAVCLIGLLVGPIACNKKETKTSSATGKPKLGINPNGTGNAGPDESKAPPELKKVFDYIDAHIDEHVENLQKWIQQPSISNSGEGIPESAEMVKGFFDKLGCQTTRVIDVGITEYGSPGNPVVYAKCDEGAPKTVAIYWQYDTMPVTQPDLWVAPPFEGRIIPGKDAGLPNIPRVMIGRGATNSKGPEMAQLNALMAYKQVNGKLPVNLIFIAEGDEERMDIGLRKFFQDHSDLLKEADALYAGGPSEGCVYVELTTSGTKWGRGPTVSDVHGVMKRTTDSPAWRHIHMLASLTSFDGNTPLIQGFFDNMEKPTPAQMDELKKRAANTNLEQMAKNQGVARYMSDDPVEVLKDGRFGTSFNLDGIWGGNMYAGGAGAILPNKITSKHNFRYVPKMNGPDLIKKLRAQLDKNGYKDVEIKLIGDVPWSRGSSSDTDISNAHKKAGELLGVTADRNGPFMMASHYNFLGEDKPLGVSQAEATGGYWPSYLFADGEVGQKVGSISIPMGMGARGGQGGRAHAANEYYAVEGSKWDNGMAGAEKLVAASMYYYSQITTVPPKPKTSAASK
- a CDS encoding ABC transporter ATP-binding protein, whose translation is MTPVISVRNLTKTYHVGEHQVHALRSISLDVYPGEFVSVIGPSGSGKSTLMHILGCLDQPTSGQYFLDGRDVSRLSDDEISLVRNRQIGFVFQGFNLLTRTSALENVELPLLYGTGNVSAAERRKRAMAALESVGLESRWDHHTNQLSGGQQQRVAIARALLNNPSILLADEPTGNLDSKTSIEVMEIFQSLQRERGITIVLITHELDVAAYGSRIMTFKDGNILSDVANDSRRHASGELENLPVPVEGVL
- a CDS encoding ABC transporter permease yields the protein MVFPNALVIAWKALRRNRMQTALTMLGMTIGVATVLTMIALGSGAQKAIQDQVKAAGMNMLLVTAGNYQAQRERPPDDAIEMGRLHNPETGMKPHLQFAMFHPEDDPFAVHDHPTSRQRLGDSEAGLGAAATLTLDDAEAVRKIKGVQYAVEGVHENVHVSSGDTRWFTRVHGDGSALPEIRRSWKFTHGGFFSARQQRNKEQVVVLGSIVAEKLFGDKSPVGETVTLWKQPFKVVGVVTSANWMVTPEAGDDQFDAVYIPVTTMQSLLNLSKLNDITVTTESTGDVTRVAKTITTVLRSRHGIDTSHPDDFTVTSQASKALLKGGLRPDVAQAVTGNVGGLEKVTLDQLGKTLDKSSKTMTALLASIATVSLIVGGIGIMNIMMLSVTERTREIGIRRAVGAREKEVLMQFIYESVTLSVVGGLLGILIGVVAAISISHVVQWSTSISPLSIVLSFGISAAVGIFFGYYPAREASRVAPLTSLRFE
- a CDS encoding ABC transporter permease, producing the protein MVIRKSFKIAVKALKTNKLRTGLAMLGMTIGVAAVLTMFALGTGAQQSVSKDVKSAGTTLINVRAGNFTRGGEESKIASGLGSATTLIADDAEAIRSQVQGVGYVSPLTRMRGWVAYGSDKTYTQVYGVGVDYAEMYDWNFEKGKFFKKGAVDDAENVVVIGATLRDNLFADANPIGEEIEIHGEKFKVKGVFSTSDEEQSQMAIIPYTKLQKMLGINYLSNIMVSAEEAGKASDVAKDIVPLLRSRHRLESAPKSSTSAGLGLGGLQGAAMSGTPDDFTVKTQASEALTKGLNTSVAAFILANMPQMDQVNMQEMSGTLNRAGQTMTALLAAIATISLIVGGIGIMNIMLVSVTERTREIGIRRAVGARSYDVLMQFLVEAITLGLAGGILGIILGFLASFTITRTLQWDATVSSTAVALAFGIAAATGVFFGFYPARRASKLNPIDALRFE
- a CDS encoding ABC transporter permease — its product is MTDLSSLRKSTAIAWRSLQRNKLQTILTMVGMTIGVATVLTMIALGSGAQAAIQDQVRAAGMNVIVVSAGNYKMQQQWTSQGEAEEPAAYVPGRYRARFRTMTWQPSSPAMLMRVYQPGTNPQQDIAHGGENAAGLGASDKLSLSDADAIADLSGVQFVSPGVTENVVVKAGDATWYTHIHGEGKDLPSIRRAWIFPKGRFFSKSEIANAANAIVVGSMVAEKLFGSVNPVGKDVTIRGGSFRVVGVVDSGSWMVPAAVGDDQFDAVYMPVTTGQNLLGKRRLDSITVSTVSTGDVTRVTKNIATLLRQRHRLAHEDPDDFIVSSQARKSLARGGMRTDIARAITGNVTNLDKVTLEQLGKTLDRASRTMTALLASIASVSLIVGGIGIMNIMLLSVTERTKEIGIRRAVGARSNEVMLQFLMEAVTLSLTGGALGILFGVLASGSITRVVAWSTSISPLAILVSFGVSAAVGILFGYYPAREASRVTPMTSLRYE
- a CDS encoding amidohydrolase; translation: MKFKLSSPAILTFLAAGISPGQNSLTPEKTALAQHVDKKAKLAQVMVDTVFSYGELGFQEFETSKYLTEILEKNGFKVERGIAGIPTAWMASWGSGKPVIALGSDIDCIPQASQKPGVAWHEPLIPGAPGHGEGHNSGVPLNILAALAVKEQMEKNHLSGTIKIWPGVAEELLGAKAYYVRDGYFKDVDAVLFAHVGTNLGARWGEGGQTGLISLQYNFHGESAHAAAAPWRGKSALDAVELMDAGWNFHREHLRPQQRSHYVITNGGDQPNVVPQSAAVWYYFRELDYDHIKGLWSDGDRMAQGAALMTQTTWDETILGSAWPGHYNKPMAEDLNANATQIGLPVWSADDQALAKALQHEIGAQESGLDTELRTPRPPSPTASSESGPSDDIGDISWNVPTIVLSYPANIPGLPGHNWANAIAMATPIAHKGVVAGAKVQAMTLYDLMTKPELIAAAKDYFINVQTKTVKYKSLVRPEDKPATFMNKATMEKYRAEMQKYYYDASKYPTYLDQLGVKYPTLTKPAK
- a CDS encoding TonB-dependent receptor, giving the protein MSSLGRRRYPSISISLSLLLLFAVTFLQSASAQTVNATLTGHVEDSQGATISGATVTVKNTGTGAVRTTITDPNGLYTVTNLQPGSYEVTTTMNGFSTKTLTGLTLNVGDTPELPISLTVGGVNDTVNVEAAEPLLQTQSSSNGTLVDNKQVVELPLANRQFYSLALLSPAAYQPAQNSTLGFRGGINIAGASEISNQFTFNGIFNNDMGVAQPSYRPSVETIQEFRLLTGVYPAEYGRMAGGQVVVISKSGTNAFHGSAYEFIRNEITDAKPYFTQAGAKKPSYKQNTFGGTIGGPIWKDHTFFFFGYEGQRIRQAVTAVATVPTADMLNGVFNVGKTLYNPRTGTALAANCGTGCYNLTTLLSGTQRGQWGSTGAAAGQAIAKLGFPTPSLATALGSYPTNNYNFQETRSENMDEYTIRVDHKLTEKDGLSGSFNIFKDPAFEPSNSLCSSYVVPKFGCYTNQISTLINLTYTRILTPSLLNEFRAGYQRLQQPRIQEDNTAIGSSYSGLPGGPYFTQAGYANNSGLPNTAISGFATIGGATNLPQNRWDSHYQIVDAISWTHGKHTVKAGIDLLLARSINLLTSSGRGAFSVNDANIVSANGGSHLGSVGDSMADLLLGLSYTSTIGTTAPVVYLNFFGNHVFVQDDYRITPKLTLNVGLRWEMDTPVYTPNGTVSRFDIASQTFTDSRNGAFKHLYNYDWNNWAPRLGFSWQPFSGDKTVVKGAFGAFYNTPLLYNQFLNFGTQYPYRIIGTSTSTSSTASSINTISLDAPFAGAATSCATGTQTSCSPSLSPLSVNANYRTPYINEWSFGLQQSFAKSMVFETTYFGSKGTKLPLSINLNQINVNNLAQGATTTQTMRPFANFSTVSSQDTRSNSEFHSWQNSLKQSYANGVTFILSYTWGKSIDGGGGIGSGSTSSGAPQNIYNLRAERAVSDFNVAHRLVFSPVAQLPFGKGKKWLNSGVSGAIAGGWQVSGIFQFQTGRPFTITNSSTNNSRSFGNADRPNIVAGQDPNAGPKTVAQWFNTAAFSLAPTTRFGNAGRNIVVGPKFTQLDLTLSREFPILEHLRGQFRAESFNLLNHPNFFNPLTTGLQFGATGFGALTQAYTPRDLQFSLRILY